From one Cryomorphaceae bacterium 1068 genomic stretch:
- a CDS encoding zinc-dependent metalloprotease: MRELKKSFTAMALLLVLGLLTQFLQAQEVFRGIEINSSAEDRVLLNEGFQSYSLFELDHEALYELVDANREQAIFTLQIAGFDWPIELYENELRSPGYSAGQTGDDGYKEVIQGECVTFAGYLAQTSKAVRLNLEPNRVWGYVTTENGEYFIEPLNRFIDDAKEGEYILYNADDVIVSGEVSCGADTQSEKVKKSQPSQGAPKTGDDCRKLEIATESDFEAFNAGITFSDIIANLNLVEGIYTATYDVEIFVVYQHEWTTSADPYTTTESGCGGFGTLQQVGAEWRTNFTNIRRDMTVLYSQKDFNSNTIGCAWIGVFGNGSENDGVLNGEGTTVGPYSVNQWDWQGGSTSDASRRTLVAHEMGHNFGGTHDSNGGCANIMCPTINTTTVFNAAAQTQMNGNMNFESAVANDGRSALRERYLSAEEGGVSLAFLPSTNSANVLILDGTLIPLSFFFGTTAQYNASEEIRMNPGALMEAGVDINFQFDIASCANGAIVPNAQDGSGSGSDSEQLTSLNRGSSDTDVILYPNPTSSNSFIKLESEKEEQIFITIFDGLGRVVVQSNEFLAEGVNVIELQSENLTQGLYFVNLRIAEGESKTLKLQKID; encoded by the coding sequence ATGAGAGAGTTAAAAAAATCATTCACCGCAATGGCTTTGCTGCTGGTGCTGGGATTGCTTACGCAATTCTTGCAGGCACAAGAAGTCTTCCGGGGAATTGAAATTAATAGTAGTGCTGAGGATCGAGTTTTACTGAATGAGGGTTTTCAATCTTATTCCCTTTTTGAGTTAGACCATGAAGCACTTTATGAATTGGTTGATGCCAACCGAGAACAGGCCATTTTTACGCTGCAAATAGCAGGGTTCGATTGGCCCATAGAGCTGTATGAAAATGAATTGCGCTCTCCCGGATATTCCGCAGGTCAAACAGGCGATGACGGATACAAGGAAGTGATTCAGGGAGAATGTGTCACATTTGCAGGTTACCTCGCTCAAACGAGCAAGGCGGTGCGTTTAAACCTAGAGCCAAATCGCGTTTGGGGATATGTCACAACGGAAAACGGGGAGTATTTTATCGAACCACTTAATCGATTCATTGATGATGCAAAAGAAGGTGAATACATTCTTTACAATGCCGATGATGTAATCGTTTCAGGAGAAGTTTCCTGTGGTGCCGATACTCAATCTGAAAAAGTGAAAAAGTCTCAGCCGTCGCAAGGAGCTCCCAAAACAGGTGATGATTGCCGCAAGTTGGAGATTGCCACTGAATCGGACTTTGAGGCGTTCAATGCGGGTATCACTTTCAGCGATATTATAGCCAATCTCAACCTTGTAGAAGGAATATATACGGCCACTTATGACGTGGAAATCTTTGTGGTTTACCAGCATGAATGGACAACATCTGCTGATCCTTATACCACCACGGAATCAGGTTGTGGAGGCTTTGGAACACTCCAGCAAGTCGGGGCAGAATGGCGTACGAATTTCACCAATATCCGCAGAGACATGACTGTATTATACAGCCAAAAAGACTTCAATAGCAATACCATAGGTTGTGCTTGGATTGGAGTATTTGGGAATGGATCTGAAAATGATGGTGTTTTAAATGGTGAAGGGACCACAGTAGGTCCCTATAGTGTCAACCAATGGGATTGGCAAGGCGGATCAACCTCAGATGCGAGCAGGAGAACCTTAGTTGCTCACGAGATGGGTCACAATTTCGGAGGGACTCATGACTCTAATGGTGGCTGTGCTAACATTATGTGTCCGACTATCAATACAACGACCGTTTTTAATGCAGCGGCTCAGACACAAATGAACGGCAATATGAACTTTGAATCTGCCGTAGCCAACGACGGTCGTTCTGCTCTGCGCGAACGCTATTTGAGTGCTGAGGAAGGAGGCGTGTCACTCGCCTTTTTGCCAAGTACCAATTCCGCAAATGTTCTTATTCTAGACGGAACGTTGATACCACTTTCATTCTTTTTCGGAACCACTGCACAGTACAACGCTTCAGAAGAAATTCGAATGAATCCGGGTGCTTTGATGGAGGCCGGTGTCGATATCAATTTCCAATTTGATATTGCATCGTGCGCTAATGGCGCAATTGTACCAAATGCACAAGATGGATCAGGCAGTGGATCAGACAGCGAGCAATTGACAAGTTTGAACCGAGGTAGCAGTGATACCGATGTTATTCTCTATCCGAACCCAACCAGCTCTAATTCTTTTATCAAGTTGGAATCAGAAAAGGAAGAGCAGATTTTTATAACCATTTTTGATGGTTTGGGACGCGTGGTGGTTCAATCGAATGAATTTCTTGCCGAAGGAGTCAACGTGATAGAGCTTCAGTCAGAAAACTTGACTCAGGGACTCTACTTCGTAAATCTTAGGATAGCTGAAGGAGAAAGTAAAACACTCAAACTCCAAAAAATCGACTAA
- a CDS encoding OmpA family protein: MKIPFLMGTAILCAVLTFAAPEIQTTRIHFDSDSHLLDDIAKAQLSDFLTLVELNGDCEFQIHGHTDHEGDEEYNYKLSQKRAESVRAYLQNQGIQKGLLFTEAFGKRQLLQKSRDEKSMRENRRVDIVFKRFHFENTDELHAELAESAKNSFMIDPSVSNTLKCKRGTKVFISANGFVDSLGNPYEGDVHVKVIEALDYHDFLANELYTVSDGRLLETGGMLRITAETPSGSTLELADGTDLSIAIPSRTPLQTDMSLFVSNTGANWAETGQNFLTRSSLNIPERPAFEYADVNWPEFYFDDNTKPRYPSKPLYPTEPSKPRPQSYARKISWYQFFSRNRILKDCQRRYEIALLDYKLKLEEYAEDVDKYYQRLAQHPTWVKEYEAKLIRWQADKENSMENFKQNEWKEALRQFQYLDAAQKKKYQAKFAVWDSIRKVELERYALVLENLGFPADANPHFYIIAGTDLGWINVDRFRKLPENERFEIIATLPEVDQEEQIMAILPRSKSMVQMMHYKELSYKSLTLPRKEEILIVAYKIEEGSIKVARSLTRNVESVDLKYQPMKLSEFRKFLKGLDA, from the coding sequence ATGAAAATTCCATTCTTAATGGGAACGGCCATTTTATGCGCTGTCCTGACCTTCGCCGCACCTGAAATTCAGACCACTCGAATTCATTTTGACTCAGACTCGCACCTGCTTGATGATATAGCGAAAGCGCAACTTTCTGACTTCTTGACACTCGTAGAACTCAATGGTGATTGCGAATTTCAAATTCATGGACATACCGATCACGAAGGTGATGAGGAATACAATTATAAGCTTTCGCAAAAACGTGCTGAAAGCGTCAGAGCTTACCTGCAAAATCAAGGAATTCAAAAAGGTCTTTTGTTCACGGAGGCCTTTGGTAAGAGGCAACTTCTTCAAAAAAGCAGAGACGAGAAGTCAATGCGAGAAAACCGAAGGGTCGACATCGTCTTTAAACGTTTTCACTTTGAGAATACCGATGAATTGCACGCGGAATTAGCCGAAAGCGCAAAGAATAGCTTCATGATTGATCCATCCGTTTCCAATACACTCAAATGCAAAAGAGGCACCAAAGTGTTCATCTCTGCAAATGGATTCGTAGATAGTCTTGGAAATCCATATGAAGGCGATGTTCATGTGAAGGTGATTGAGGCATTGGACTACCATGATTTTCTCGCCAACGAACTTTATACGGTTTCGGATGGTCGCTTGCTCGAAACAGGTGGAATGCTGCGCATTACAGCAGAGACTCCAAGTGGTTCTACTCTCGAACTAGCGGATGGAACTGACCTAAGTATTGCCATACCATCGAGAACTCCTCTGCAAACAGATATGTCTCTATTCGTTTCGAACACTGGTGCGAATTGGGCAGAGACAGGTCAAAACTTCCTCACCAGATCGAGTTTGAATATCCCTGAACGCCCTGCGTTTGAATATGCTGATGTGAACTGGCCTGAATTTTATTTTGATGACAACACCAAACCTCGCTACCCGAGTAAACCCTTATACCCCACTGAACCTTCAAAACCAAGACCTCAGAGCTATGCTAGGAAAATAAGCTGGTATCAATTCTTTTCACGAAATCGAATTCTAAAAGACTGCCAGCGGAGGTACGAAATTGCCCTGCTTGACTATAAGTTGAAACTCGAGGAGTATGCAGAGGATGTGGACAAATACTATCAAAGACTTGCACAACACCCCACTTGGGTGAAGGAATACGAAGCAAAGTTGATCAGATGGCAGGCGGACAAGGAGAACTCGATGGAGAACTTCAAACAGAACGAATGGAAAGAAGCCCTGCGCCAATTCCAATACCTCGACGCGGCTCAAAAGAAGAAGTACCAAGCCAAGTTTGCCGTTTGGGACAGCATTAGAAAGGTCGAGTTAGAGCGGTATGCATTGGTACTCGAAAATCTTGGTTTTCCCGCTGATGCAAATCCCCATTTTTACATAATAGCAGGAACGGATTTGGGGTGGATCAATGTGGATAGATTTCGAAAGCTTCCTGAAAACGAACGCTTTGAGATCATTGCCACCCTTCCCGAAGTCGATCAAGAAGAACAAATTATGGCTATCCTACCTCGATCAAAATCTATGGTTCAAATGATGCACTATAAAGAACTATCGTATAAGTCATTAACGCTTCCGCGAAAAGAGGAAATTCTCATCGTGGCTTATAAAATCGAGGAAGGATCCATTAAAGTAGCGCGCTCTTTAACGAGAAACGTCGAATCCGTAGACTTAAAATACCAACCCATGAAGCTCAGTGAATTTCGAAAATTCTTGAAAGGCTTAGATGCCTGA
- a CDS encoding carboxymuconolactone decarboxylase family protein, which translates to MNPFTVPSREEVSESNQAIFDNLQKGLGFVPNLYAYYAKSETALGDYLRLQNRKTSLRAKEKEIINLVTSEINGCRYCQSAHTAISKNLGFTDEEILDFRGASAPFNEKFDALAKFTKAVVENRGNVSDSAKEAFFAAGYTETNLIDVVIVVADKTISNYIHNLAGFEIDFPLAPQLEEAVV; encoded by the coding sequence ATGAACCCATTTACAGTTCCATCTCGAGAAGAAGTTTCAGAATCAAATCAAGCTATTTTCGATAATCTTCAAAAAGGATTAGGCTTCGTTCCAAATCTGTATGCTTACTACGCAAAAAGTGAAACAGCACTGGGTGACTACCTCCGGTTGCAGAATAGAAAAACCAGTCTCCGCGCCAAAGAGAAAGAGATTATCAATTTGGTGACAAGCGAAATTAACGGATGCCGCTACTGCCAGTCTGCACACACTGCTATCAGCAAGAACTTAGGGTTTACCGATGAAGAAATCCTTGATTTCAGAGGGGCTAGCGCTCCTTTTAATGAGAAGTTTGATGCTTTGGCAAAGTTCACCAAGGCAGTAGTAGAGAATCGCGGCAACGTTTCCGATTCAGCCAAAGAAGCATTTTTTGCTGCAGGATATACTGAAACGAATTTGATCGATGTAGTGATTGTCGTTGCAGACAAAACGATCAGCAATTACATCCACAACTTGGCGGGGTTTGAAATAGACTTCCCACTCGCTCCTCAGCTAGAAGAGGCAGTGGTATAA
- a CDS encoding helix-turn-helix domain-containing protein, with product MKFTGPSGEFFNASDLSAADAEQITQRIPSSMTLLWFTESGTELLVDGSELKPEAGTMICLTEFHALVVKAFGGGKLLRFNRDFYCILTHDDEVSCKGLLFFGASQLPVISLDDTYRKAFSALWEVIENEMSATDDLQMEMLQMLTKRFLILATRAYKEQVDFGSLDNDQVDLIRSFNFLVEKHFREKHKVADYANLLFKSPKTLSNLFAKVGSKTPLAYIHERIAMEARRKLRHGDESVKEIAFDLGFDDLQTFSRFFKRMEGVSPNTFKQA from the coding sequence ATGAAATTCACAGGTCCATCAGGAGAATTTTTTAATGCCTCAGATCTATCCGCAGCTGATGCCGAGCAGATTACACAGCGCATTCCATCTAGTATGACCTTGCTTTGGTTCACTGAATCGGGCACAGAATTGCTCGTTGATGGGAGTGAGCTAAAGCCCGAAGCGGGAACCATGATATGCCTAACGGAATTCCATGCCCTCGTGGTGAAGGCATTCGGCGGAGGTAAGCTGCTGCGCTTCAATCGAGACTTCTATTGCATATTAACTCATGATGATGAAGTGAGTTGCAAAGGTTTGCTCTTCTTTGGCGCTTCGCAACTTCCCGTTATTTCACTCGATGACACTTACCGCAAGGCTTTTAGTGCACTTTGGGAAGTGATCGAAAACGAAATGTCTGCTACCGATGATCTTCAGATGGAAATGCTGCAGATGCTCACCAAACGTTTCTTGATCCTAGCCACGCGAGCCTATAAGGAACAAGTGGACTTTGGTAGTTTGGATAACGATCAAGTGGATCTGATTCGCTCCTTTAACTTCTTAGTAGAAAAGCATTTCCGCGAAAAACACAAAGTAGCCGATTATGCCAACTTACTATTTAAGTCTCCCAAGACTTTGAGCAATCTTTTTGCAAAAGTCGGCTCCAAAACACCCTTGGCATACATTCACGAGCGCATTGCTATGGAGGCTCGGCGCAAATTGCGTCACGGTGACGAGAGCGTAAAAGAAATAGCCTTCGACTTAGGCTTTGATGACTTACAAACGTTTAGCCGCTTTTTCAAACGAATGGAAGGCGTTTCACCCAATACATTCAAGCAGGCTTAA